A single genomic interval of Vicinamibacteria bacterium harbors:
- a CDS encoding antitoxin has product MSKRLQIVVDDDELERLRKAAARDGLTLSEWARRVLERARESQKGPTPAQKIAAVERALACGHPTADIDEMLAEIEKGRDLR; this is encoded by the coding sequence ATGAGTAAGCGGCTTCAAATCGTCGTCGACGACGACGAGCTCGAACGGCTGCGAAAGGCGGCGGCGCGCGATGGGCTGACACTCAGCGAGTGGGCGCGACGCGTCCTGGAGCGCGCGAGAGAGAGTCAAAAGGGACCGACGCCAGCGCAGAAGATCGCGGCGGTCGAGCGCGCCTTGGCGTGCGGCCATCCGACGGCCGACATCGACGAGATGCTCGCGGAGATCGAAAAGGGGCGTGATCTTCGTTGA